In the genome of Chitinivorax tropicus, one region contains:
- the phbB gene encoding acetoacetyl-CoA reductase encodes MAQKIALVTGGMGGIGTAICKRLAKAGYQVATTYSTPGKHEGWLQSMKDEGFDVFAVQCDVTSFESCQAAVAKVREALGPISALVNNAGITKDGRFQKMDKSAWDTVMATNLDSLFNVTRQVVDDMCEQGFGRIINISSINGQKGQFGQSNYSAAKAGMHGFTMALAQEVAKKGVTVNTISPGYIATEMVMAVKEEIRNQIISGIPVGRLGKPEEVAAVVSFLASDDAAFITGANIAMNGGQHMC; translated from the coding sequence ATGGCACAGAAAATTGCACTCGTCACCGGCGGCATGGGTGGTATCGGAACGGCGATTTGCAAACGACTGGCAAAGGCAGGCTATCAAGTGGCAACCACTTATTCCACCCCGGGCAAGCACGAGGGTTGGTTGCAAAGCATGAAGGACGAAGGTTTCGATGTATTTGCTGTTCAGTGTGATGTCACCAGTTTCGAATCCTGCCAGGCTGCCGTAGCCAAGGTCCGGGAGGCGCTTGGCCCCATCAGTGCATTGGTGAACAATGCCGGCATCACCAAGGATGGCCGCTTCCAGAAAATGGACAAATCTGCATGGGATACCGTCATGGCGACCAACCTGGATAGCTTGTTCAATGTGACCCGTCAGGTGGTGGACGACATGTGCGAGCAGGGTTTTGGCCGCATCATCAACATCTCATCGATCAATGGGCAGAAAGGGCAGTTCGGGCAGTCCAATTATTCGGCAGCCAAGGCTGGCATGCATGGGTTCACCATGGCCTTGGCGCAGGAAGTGGCAAAGAAAGGGGTGACCGTCAATACCATCTCCCCAGGTTACATCGCCACTGAAATGGTCATGGCGGTGAAAGAAGAAATCCGCAACCAGATCATCTCAGGCATCCCGGTCGGGCGCCTGGGCAAGCCGGAAGAGGTTGCAGCTGTCGTGAGCTTCTTGGCTTCCGACGATGCGGCATTCATCACGGGTGCCAATATCGCGATGAATGGTGGGCAGCATATGTGCTGA
- a CDS encoding SCP2 sterol-binding domain-containing protein, protein MSLPSNIQELFQGLPARLKVADAAGKSSVFHFDLTGDGGGKYTVSLADGVCKVDDGLVGEAKCVVSAAASDYLDIELGKLRPEMAFMMGKIKISNLPEMMAFMQLFTRLA, encoded by the coding sequence ATGTCATTGCCATCCAATATCCAGGAATTGTTCCAAGGCTTGCCCGCACGCTTGAAAGTGGCCGACGCAGCTGGAAAATCCAGTGTTTTCCACTTCGACCTGACTGGTGATGGCGGCGGCAAATATACAGTTTCATTGGCGGATGGCGTATGCAAGGTCGATGACGGCCTGGTGGGTGAGGCCAAGTGTGTCGTATCTGCAGCAGCCAGTGACTATCTGGATATCGAGCTGGGCAAGCTGCGCCCCGAAATGGCTTTCATGATGGGGAAAATCAAGATTTCGAATCTGCCTGAAATGATGGCATTCATGCAGCTGTTCACTCGTCTGGCTTGA
- the rho gene encoding transcription termination factor Rho, with translation MHLSDLKHLHVSQLVEMAISNEIDGANRLRKQDLIFALLKNQAKKGESIFGEGTLEVLPDGFGFLRSPDTSYLAGPDDIYVSPSQIRRFNLHTGDSIEGEIRTPKEGERYFALVKVDKVNGEPPENSKHKILFENLTPLFPTEPLKLERPILGEENNTGRVIDMIAPIGKGQRALLVAPPKSGKTVMLQHIAHSISHNHPEVSLIVLLIDERPEEVTEMQRSVKGEVVSSTFDEPAARHVQVAEMVIEKAKRLVEHKKDVVILLDSITRLARAYNTVVPASGKVLTGGVDANALQRPKRFFGAARNIEEGGSLTIIATALIDTGSRMDDVIYEEFKGTGNMEIHLDRRMAEKRIYPAINVNRSGTRREELLIPQDQLQKIWILRKLLYPMDDLEAMEFLLDKIKGTKNNSDFFDSMRR, from the coding sequence ATGCATTTATCTGACCTGAAGCATTTGCACGTCTCGCAGCTCGTAGAAATGGCAATTTCCAACGAGATCGATGGTGCCAACCGCCTGCGTAAGCAGGATCTGATTTTCGCTCTGCTTAAAAATCAAGCCAAGAAGGGCGAAAGTATTTTTGGAGAAGGCACGCTGGAGGTGTTGCCAGATGGCTTCGGCTTCCTGCGTTCACCGGATACCTCGTATCTGGCTGGCCCGGATGACATTTACGTCAGTCCGTCCCAGATACGTCGCTTCAACCTGCATACAGGCGATTCGATTGAGGGTGAGATCCGCACCCCCAAAGAAGGCGAGCGCTATTTTGCCCTGGTCAAGGTCGATAAGGTCAATGGAGAGCCGCCGGAGAATTCCAAGCACAAGATTCTCTTCGAGAACCTGACGCCATTGTTCCCGACCGAGCCGCTGAAGCTCGAACGCCCCATTTTGGGTGAGGAGAACAATACCGGCCGCGTGATCGACATGATCGCGCCAATCGGGAAGGGGCAGCGCGCCTTGCTGGTGGCACCGCCGAAGTCAGGCAAGACTGTCATGCTGCAGCATATCGCTCATTCGATTTCGCACAATCATCCTGAGGTGTCTCTGATTGTGTTGTTGATCGATGAGCGCCCGGAAGAAGTGACGGAGATGCAGCGCTCGGTAAAGGGTGAGGTGGTCAGCTCGACATTCGACGAGCCAGCGGCTCGCCATGTGCAAGTGGCTGAAATGGTGATTGAAAAGGCAAAGCGCCTGGTTGAGCACAAGAAAGATGTGGTCATCCTGCTCGATTCGATCACGCGTCTCGCACGCGCTTACAACACGGTTGTGCCGGCCTCGGGCAAAGTGTTGACGGGTGGTGTCGATGCCAATGCGTTACAACGGCCCAAGCGTTTCTTCGGTGCGGCACGGAATATCGAAGAAGGTGGATCGTTGACGATCATTGCAACCGCCCTGATCGATACCGGCTCACGCATGGATGACGTGATCTATGAGGAATTCAAGGGCACAGGCAATATGGAGATCCACTTGGATCGTCGGATGGCTGAAAAGCGGATCTACCCCGCCATCAATGTCAACCGCTCGGGTACGCGTCGCGAAGAGTTGCTGATTCCTCAAGATCAGTTGCAGAAGATCTGGATCTTGCGCAAGCTTCTTTATCCGATGGATGATCTGGAGGCAATGGAGTTCCTGTTGGACAAGATCAAGGGCACCAAGAACAACAGCGACTTTTTTGATTCCATGCGTCGTTGA
- a CDS encoding citrate synthase family protein — protein MSVLLTTEAAAKLLGVTRQTLYAYISRGLLQPAPGAQKGAGRFRLQDIERLQLSRRLGKRPKLAAQTALDWGLPVLPSSLTLIDGGMLYYRGQAVTALLADQSVESVASLLWDVPIAPQTCPDLPATSEWLQTAMALEKMSPARRALVLFPLAMASCRAADLDGGGFVGLYAHVRWMLASLLGVAPQPMPLHQMASTAWRIDDPAGQGLIRQALILCADHELNASSFAARCVASTGASLDAALIGGLAALSGVRHGAATHQVESWWHPHQPWEHVLATCAQAMSPAGRLAGLGHPLYPNGDPRAQMLLSALPWEHEANCLARGLYQQFDEYPSVDFALVALCRYLGLPAGAAFILFAAGRTIGWLAHALEQRQDGGLIRPRAAYTGQPPAFAQTASPVEPGRIVRFR, from the coding sequence ATGAGTGTGTTATTGACCACCGAGGCCGCCGCCAAGCTCCTGGGGGTGACCCGGCAGACCTTGTATGCCTACATCAGCAGAGGTCTGCTCCAGCCAGCGCCGGGCGCGCAAAAAGGCGCAGGCCGGTTTCGCCTGCAGGATATAGAGCGCCTGCAACTGAGCCGACGCCTAGGCAAGCGGCCAAAACTGGCGGCACAAACTGCTCTGGATTGGGGGCTGCCAGTGTTGCCCTCGTCACTGACGCTCATCGATGGTGGCATGCTCTATTACCGAGGGCAGGCGGTCACGGCGCTGTTGGCTGATCAGTCGGTGGAATCGGTTGCGTCGCTGCTTTGGGATGTGCCCATCGCCCCTCAGACATGTCCGGACTTGCCCGCGACAAGCGAATGGCTGCAAACCGCCATGGCATTGGAAAAGATGTCACCTGCGCGGCGGGCGCTGGTTTTGTTCCCGCTTGCCATGGCAAGCTGCCGCGCAGCTGATCTGGATGGGGGCGGGTTCGTTGGCCTGTACGCCCATGTGCGTTGGATGCTGGCCAGCCTGTTGGGTGTGGCACCTCAGCCCATGCCGCTACACCAGATGGCATCGACAGCCTGGCGGATCGACGACCCGGCAGGGCAAGGGTTGATCCGCCAAGCCTTGATTCTATGCGCAGATCATGAGTTGAATGCATCCAGTTTTGCGGCGCGTTGTGTCGCTTCGACAGGCGCCAGCTTGGATGCGGCCTTGATCGGTGGCCTGGCTGCCTTGAGTGGCGTCAGGCACGGCGCGGCCACGCATCAGGTGGAATCCTGGTGGCACCCGCATCAACCTTGGGAACATGTGCTGGCGACCTGTGCTCAGGCGATGTCCCCAGCAGGCAGGCTGGCCGGGTTGGGGCACCCGCTCTATCCCAATGGTGATCCGCGCGCCCAAATGCTGCTCTCTGCCTTGCCCTGGGAGCACGAGGCCAATTGCCTGGCGCGTGGCCTGTATCAGCAATTCGATGAATACCCCAGCGTGGATTTTGCCCTGGTTGCGCTTTGTCGATACCTTGGGTTGCCTGCGGGCGCGGCGTTCATCTTGTTTGCCGCCGGGCGCACCATCGGCTGGCTGGCACACGCATTGGAGCAGCGGCAAGACGGTGGGCTGATCAGGCCCCGTGCTGCATACACCGGCCAGCCACCAGCCTTTGCACAGACAGCTTCACCGGTCGAACCAGGTCGGATCGTCCGGTTTCGGTAG
- a CDS encoding ArnT family glycosyltransferase, which produces MLTYTPQAEVLSPKTHERPWALFLLCLIWLLPGVIGHAPWKPDEPHTIGIIHAMQQGHWLIPQLAGQQTWLDGPLYFQLTAVLAGWLGGWLALHDVARALSAVFVALVLTFCGGIGRELIGRRFGRVVVILMIGCLGLIVLGHTAISSTATMAGYAAAFYGMSLFKRRWIGAALALGLGAALAANTGSLHDAVVIWVIAGLLPVCFGHWRDRAYARVLIWAVVLAAPAMLIWPMMLYQHSPALLGAWWKGSVLGRLYGNGAALHWGELDFYLRTLPWFSWPALPIAAWALWDGRLTGYDRPVLQFSVLALLVIALGLVLSPIAQDDYLLPLLIPICVLAASVVDRLKRGAAAALNWFGVMTFGMLGLYIWLGWTAYMTGIPPQLARRADKVIPGFIHAFSIWDLLIGLALTATWIWAVSRRRQMGRQALSSWASGVALCWSLLMLLWLPGIDWVKGYQQTVASMKQSLPAQYQCISTDRMSADMAALFNYHGGLAVRWGANESCDLMLVMGTRDEVPPKGHWRKLWEGARPGDGRERLRLYQQFEPASIRL; this is translated from the coding sequence ATGCTGACTTATACCCCACAAGCAGAAGTCCTTTCCCCCAAGACACATGAACGCCCCTGGGCACTGTTCCTGTTATGTTTGATCTGGCTGTTGCCAGGCGTGATCGGCCATGCGCCGTGGAAGCCTGATGAGCCACACACCATTGGCATCATCCATGCCATGCAACAGGGGCATTGGTTGATACCGCAGCTGGCTGGGCAGCAGACCTGGTTGGATGGCCCCCTTTATTTCCAGTTGACTGCTGTACTGGCTGGCTGGCTGGGTGGGTGGTTGGCGCTGCATGATGTGGCCAGAGCGCTATCTGCTGTTTTTGTGGCGTTGGTGTTGACTTTTTGTGGTGGTATTGGCCGCGAGCTGATCGGTCGCCGTTTTGGCCGGGTAGTCGTCATTTTGATGATTGGGTGTTTAGGGCTGATCGTACTTGGCCATACTGCGATATCGAGCACCGCCACGATGGCAGGTTATGCTGCTGCTTTCTACGGGATGAGCCTGTTCAAGCGGCGGTGGATTGGGGCCGCGCTGGCACTTGGCCTGGGAGCGGCACTGGCTGCGAATACCGGATCTTTGCACGATGCGGTGGTCATCTGGGTGATCGCAGGGCTCTTGCCTGTGTGTTTTGGTCATTGGCGTGACCGTGCTTATGCAAGGGTGCTGATCTGGGCGGTGGTCTTGGCGGCTCCTGCCATGCTGATCTGGCCGATGATGCTCTACCAGCATTCACCGGCGCTGCTGGGGGCGTGGTGGAAAGGTAGTGTATTGGGTCGTTTGTATGGCAACGGTGCGGCACTGCATTGGGGGGAGCTGGATTTCTATCTGCGCACCTTGCCCTGGTTCAGCTGGCCTGCATTGCCCATCGCGGCTTGGGCGCTATGGGATGGCCGCTTGACAGGATACGATCGGCCCGTGCTGCAGTTCTCGGTATTGGCTTTATTGGTGATTGCATTGGGTTTGGTGTTGTCACCGATCGCACAAGATGACTATCTGTTGCCGCTGTTGATCCCAATCTGTGTGCTGGCGGCCTCGGTGGTCGATCGCTTGAAGCGTGGTGCGGCGGCTGCGCTCAATTGGTTCGGGGTCATGACGTTTGGCATGTTAGGGCTATACATCTGGCTGGGATGGACTGCCTACATGACCGGCATCCCACCCCAGCTGGCAAGACGTGCGGATAAAGTCATTCCAGGGTTTATCCATGCGTTTTCGATCTGGGACTTGCTGATTGGCCTGGCCCTGACTGCAACGTGGATCTGGGCAGTGTCCAGGCGTCGCCAGATGGGCCGTCAGGCGTTGAGCAGCTGGGCGAGTGGGGTGGCGCTCTGCTGGAGCCTGCTGATGTTGCTGTGGCTGCCCGGCATTGATTGGGTCAAGGGTTATCAGCAGACCGTGGCCAGCATGAAGCAATCTTTGCCCGCTCAATATCAATGCATCTCGACTGACCGCATGTCCGCCGATATGGCTGCATTGTTCAATTACCACGGTGGGCTGGCAGTGCGGTGGGGGGCCAACGAATCATGTGATCTGATGCTGGTGATGGGTACACGGGATGAGGTGCCGCCAAAGGGACATTGGCGCAAGCTATGGGAAGGTGCCAGGCCAGGTGATGGGCGTGAGCGGCTACGTCTGTATCAGCAATTTGAACCAGCCAGCATCCGCTTATGA
- a CDS encoding class I SAM-dependent methyltransferase codes for MTASPSTPPMVGVDFGRTAGDYLQHRSGFPPAFVDHLQSLQLIRPTQSVLDLGTGTGTLAIQLAKAGCRVTALDISAGMLEKAAEACARESVTIALTQGQAESTRLPSAAFDAVIAGQCWHWFDRQAAADEARRLLKPGGWLIIAHFDWLPQEHPIIAQTEALIRQHNPAWTMGGGDGLYGAWFKELALAGFHNKASFSFDVPVAYTAERWRGRIRASAGVAASLSPEAVTRFDEAHAELLAKYPPDTADGQYLLPHRAFALYGRSIT; via the coding sequence ATGACTGCTTCGCCCAGCACGCCCCCGATGGTAGGGGTGGATTTCGGACGCACCGCCGGTGACTATCTGCAGCATCGATCAGGCTTTCCACCTGCCTTTGTGGATCATTTGCAATCTCTGCAATTGATTCGCCCCACCCAATCTGTGCTGGATTTGGGCACTGGCACCGGCACGCTGGCGATTCAACTGGCCAAGGCGGGGTGCAGGGTGACCGCGCTGGACATCTCTGCAGGCATGCTGGAGAAAGCCGCAGAAGCATGCGCCCGTGAATCCGTCACCATCGCATTGACGCAAGGCCAAGCCGAATCGACCCGCCTGCCCTCTGCCGCATTTGACGCAGTGATTGCAGGGCAATGTTGGCACTGGTTTGATCGCCAGGCGGCGGCAGATGAGGCGCGGCGGCTACTCAAGCCTGGTGGCTGGTTGATCATTGCGCATTTTGATTGGCTGCCACAAGAGCACCCAATCATCGCCCAAACGGAAGCGCTGATCCGCCAGCACAACCCAGCATGGACCATGGGGGGCGGTGATGGCCTTTACGGTGCGTGGTTCAAAGAGCTTGCCCTGGCGGGCTTCCACAACAAGGCATCGTTCTCATTCGATGTACCAGTCGCTTACACCGCCGAGCGTTGGCGTGGTCGGATTCGCGCCAGCGCCGGGGTTGCCGCCAGCCTCTCGCCAGAGGCAGTGACGCGCTTTGATGAGGCGCATGCCGAGCTGCTCGCCAAATACCCACCAGACACTGCCGATGGGCAGTATCTGCTTCCGCACCGAGCGTTTGCTTTGTATGGCCGGTCGATTACATAA
- the rpmE gene encoding 50S ribosomal protein L31 has protein sequence MKQGIHPEYAEITVTCSCGNSFQTASTMKKNLHVEVCSACHPFYTGKQKIVDTAGRIDKFKQKYSMLGRK, from the coding sequence ATGAAACAGGGCATTCACCCCGAATACGCAGAAATTACCGTTACCTGCTCCTGCGGTAATTCCTTCCAAACTGCTTCTACCATGAAGAAAAACCTGCATGTGGAAGTTTGCTCCGCCTGCCATCCTTTCTACACTGGTAAGCAGAAGATTGTTGATACCGCAGGTCGTATTGACAAATTCAAGCAAAAATACAGCATGCTGGGCCGCAAGTAA
- the mobA gene encoding molybdenum cofactor guanylyltransferase MobA has protein sequence MIRCDTSALILAGGQGSRMGGIDKGLVRLVGKPLIEWVIEALRQQVGDVLISANRSVDQYATLGYPVLQDAMPGFPGPLAGVMAGLGGMTTDELLVVPCDVPLLPRDLVFRMRPLLTPQTDLVVAADPERIHPAIFLCRAQVKAALAAYLAQGGRSVRGWQATLNTVTCPFEDASAFSNLNNMADLERTEQQLRTR, from the coding sequence ATGATCCGCTGTGACACCAGTGCATTGATCCTGGCGGGAGGGCAGGGCTCCCGCATGGGGGGTATCGATAAGGGCTTGGTTCGCTTGGTTGGTAAGCCATTGATTGAGTGGGTGATTGAAGCGCTTCGCCAGCAGGTTGGGGATGTTCTGATCAGTGCCAATCGATCGGTGGATCAATATGCCACATTGGGCTATCCGGTACTCCAGGATGCCATGCCAGGCTTTCCGGGGCCATTGGCAGGGGTGATGGCGGGCCTGGGTGGCATGACAACCGATGAGCTGCTGGTGGTGCCTTGTGATGTGCCATTGCTGCCACGAGACTTGGTGTTCAGAATGCGCCCCTTACTGACACCGCAGACTGATTTGGTGGTTGCGGCAGATCCGGAGCGCATCCATCCCGCGATTTTTCTATGCCGCGCCCAGGTCAAGGCTGCGCTGGCAGCCTATCTGGCCCAAGGCGGGCGCAGTGTGCGCGGTTGGCAGGCCACATTGAATACGGTGACCTGCCCATTTGAAGATGCCTCGGCATTCAGCAACCTCAACAATATGGCGGATCTTGAGCGCACCGAGCAGCAGCTGCGTACCCGCTAG
- the trxA gene encoding thioredoxin TrxA, producing MSSEHIYHVTDATFEAEVLQSGAPVLVDYWAEWCGPCKMIAPILDEIAVEYAGRLKVAKLNIDDNQGTPPKYGIRGIPTLMIFKNGSVEATKVGALSKSQLTAFIDSNI from the coding sequence ATGAGTAGTGAACACATCTATCATGTAACCGATGCCACGTTTGAAGCCGAAGTGTTGCAATCCGGTGCGCCGGTTCTGGTTGACTACTGGGCAGAATGGTGTGGTCCCTGCAAAATGATCGCACCGATTCTCGATGAGATCGCCGTAGAGTATGCCGGGCGCCTGAAAGTGGCCAAGCTGAATATCGACGACAATCAGGGTACGCCACCCAAGTACGGTATCCGTGGCATCCCGACATTGATGATTTTCAAGAATGGCAGTGTCGAAGCGACCAAAGTCGGGGCATTGTCCAAGTCACAATTGACGGCATTTATTGACAGCAATATTTAA
- a CDS encoding RNA-binding S4 domain-containing protein, which yields MDDQQHDRVRIDKWLWAARFFKTRSLATEAVELGRVLINTDRVKPARTVRLGDTILVRRGEEMMTVTVLGISDTRGPAPIAQQLYAETAESILLREARKEQARYLAGDGYQGKGRPTKRDRRQLTRFEGS from the coding sequence ATGGATGATCAGCAGCATGATCGTGTCAGAATCGACAAATGGCTATGGGCCGCCCGCTTCTTCAAGACACGCAGCCTGGCCACCGAGGCTGTCGAGCTGGGACGAGTGTTGATCAATACGGATCGCGTCAAACCTGCGCGGACTGTCAGGCTGGGCGACACCATCCTGGTGCGGCGTGGCGAAGAGATGATGACAGTCACCGTGCTGGGCATCAGCGACACCCGAGGCCCAGCTCCCATTGCGCAGCAGCTGTACGCTGAGACAGCTGAAAGCATCCTTTTGCGAGAGGCGCGTAAAGAGCAGGCCAGATACCTGGCAGGTGACGGGTATCAGGGCAAGGGACGCCCCACCAAGCGGGATCGCCGGCAGCTGACTCGTTTTGAAGGGAGCTGA
- a CDS encoding ATP-binding protein, which yields MSMTVRRAIVLAVIVGLLIPSAIISFITLQGQRTALIEQLKKDHARLTEILVLGMQEPLWNLSADAGMPLLNSIMDDERVVRVLVTDPALGTFLQAERPERRRGQILIPPLRKTVVYQGSEIGVVTIEVDSGQLEAALRDDRNKFLLTVAGQLLVSLALILILMQLRVLEPLRRLMTDSRKLAQRELEQPFLWERKDEFGALGRSLETTRQSLQTLFTELESKNQALEADIMVRKQVENQLRISEERYRRLVESTKVIPWEAQSGSWRFSYVGPQAESLLGYPLSMWYQEGFLTSYLHPDDRHFAYQIFGETSPEQSDREFECRLLAADGHNVWVSLVASVLTDKSGEKYLQGYLIDIGARKKVEEQLVHYREHLEELVEARTAALASANNELQAFSYSVSHDLRAPLRTVDGFGQALLEDYGDKLDDQGRDYVQRMRRATQRMGELIDTLLNLARLARSEMHLEMLSLSLLVQSILEELQANEPNRKVELRIAPEVYVHADGKLLRSALYNLLSNAWKFTSKATNPEIEFGVKDTDGRRIYFVRDNGVGFDMSLAGKLFGAFQRLHTVQEFEGIGVGLATAQRIIHRHRGEIWAEAEPSKGATFFFTLQANPKASSEDAIAAPVESA from the coding sequence ATGAGTATGACGGTGCGGCGTGCCATTGTGTTGGCTGTCATCGTGGGGCTTCTGATTCCGTCTGCAATCATCAGCTTCATTACTTTACAAGGCCAGCGCACGGCGTTGATCGAGCAATTGAAGAAAGATCATGCGCGACTGACCGAGATTCTCGTGCTGGGCATGCAAGAGCCATTGTGGAATCTGAGTGCGGATGCGGGCATGCCGCTACTGAATTCCATCATGGACGACGAGCGCGTCGTCCGGGTATTGGTGACCGACCCGGCACTGGGCACCTTTCTGCAAGCAGAGCGGCCTGAGCGCCGACGCGGCCAGATCCTGATCCCTCCCCTTCGGAAGACGGTGGTCTACCAGGGCAGCGAGATCGGTGTCGTGACCATCGAGGTGGACAGCGGCCAGCTGGAAGCGGCGTTGCGCGATGATCGCAACAAATTCCTACTGACAGTTGCGGGGCAATTGCTGGTCAGCCTGGCGCTGATCTTGATCCTGATGCAATTGCGGGTGCTGGAGCCATTGCGCCGCCTGATGACCGACTCGCGCAAACTGGCGCAACGCGAGCTGGAACAGCCATTCCTGTGGGAACGGAAGGATGAATTCGGAGCGCTAGGCCGCAGCCTGGAGACGACCCGACAGTCGCTGCAGACTTTATTCACCGAGCTGGAAAGCAAAAATCAGGCACTGGAAGCAGATATCATGGTGCGCAAGCAGGTGGAAAACCAACTGCGGATCAGCGAGGAGCGCTACCGTCGCTTGGTGGAATCCACCAAGGTGATCCCGTGGGAGGCGCAGTCCGGCTCCTGGCGTTTCAGCTACGTCGGCCCCCAGGCCGAGTCGCTGCTGGGTTACCCATTGTCGATGTGGTATCAGGAAGGCTTCCTGACCAGCTACTTGCACCCTGACGACCGCCACTTTGCATACCAGATTTTCGGTGAGACATCACCCGAGCAGAGCGACCGCGAATTCGAATGCCGACTGCTGGCGGCAGATGGCCACAACGTGTGGGTGTCGCTCGTTGCTTCGGTCCTGACGGACAAGAGCGGTGAAAAATATCTACAGGGCTATCTGATCGATATCGGCGCACGTAAGAAGGTCGAGGAACAGCTGGTTCACTACCGCGAGCATCTGGAAGAGCTGGTCGAGGCCCGCACGGCTGCGCTGGCCTCCGCCAACAACGAGCTACAGGCATTCAGCTATTCGGTATCGCACGATTTACGCGCTCCCCTGCGCACGGTGGATGGCTTTGGTCAGGCGCTGCTGGAGGATTATGGCGACAAGTTGGATGACCAGGGACGTGACTATGTACAGCGGATGCGGCGTGCCACCCAGCGCATGGGCGAGCTGATCGATACCTTGCTCAACCTGGCCCGTCTGGCACGAAGTGAAATGCATCTGGAAATGTTGAGCTTGAGCCTGTTGGTGCAATCGATTCTGGAAGAGCTGCAGGCCAATGAGCCAAATCGCAAAGTCGAGCTGCGCATCGCACCGGAGGTGTATGTCCACGCAGATGGCAAGTTATTGCGTTCCGCCTTGTATAACCTGCTGTCCAATGCCTGGAAATTCACCAGCAAAGCCACCAACCCGGAAATCGAATTCGGTGTCAAAGACACTGATGGCCGTCGCATCTATTTCGTCCGTGACAATGGGGTCGGCTTCGATATGTCGCTGGCCGGCAAACTGTTTGGCGCATTTCAACGCCTGCACACCGTTCAGGAGTTCGAAGGGATCGGCGTGGGCTTGGCCACTGCGCAGCGCATCATCCACCGCCATCGCGGCGAGATCTGGGCCGAGGCGGAGCCAAGCAAAGGCGCCACCTTCTTCTTCACCTTGCAAGCCAACCCCAAGGCAAGCAGCGAGGATGCGATAGCCGCTCCTGTCGAAAGTGCCTGA
- a CDS encoding PilZ domain-containing protein yields the protein MSEQRQHPRTQVHLRAALFQAGSREPIKGQTVEISVSGAGILTDIALRSGQQYRMILEIFNVSAGEKQYIETMIDVIHCSLVGNISQFRCGVKYVQPSADFKAKIGKLIRS from the coding sequence ATGTCTGAACAACGTCAACATCCCAGAACGCAGGTGCATCTGAGAGCCGCGCTGTTTCAGGCTGGCTCCCGGGAACCGATCAAAGGTCAGACGGTCGAGATCTCTGTCAGTGGCGCAGGCATCCTGACTGATATCGCATTACGCTCCGGGCAGCAGTACCGGATGATCCTGGAAATATTCAATGTCAGTGCTGGCGAAAAGCAATACATTGAAACCATGATAGACGTCATCCACTGCTCGCTGGTTGGCAATATCAGCCAGTTCCGTTGTGGCGTGAAATACGTTCAACCGTCAGCGGATTTCAAGGCAAAAATTGGTAAACTGATCCGCAGCTGA